In a single window of the Pseudodesulfovibrio profundus genome:
- a CDS encoding DUF3568 family protein encodes MKQYHLAINVLVCAVLLSVSAGCAFVVGGSAVAAGTYVYIEGQTLGTYETDVPNAFRASVAACEELGIPVIKERKAETDGEVQGKYNGERVVITMKQVTDTQTEISVRVGLIGNEASARRIHGVIQNKL; translated from the coding sequence ATGAAACAATATCATCTGGCGATCAATGTGCTGGTTTGCGCGGTCCTGCTGTCCGTATCCGCAGGGTGCGCATTTGTGGTCGGTGGCAGTGCGGTTGCTGCCGGAACCTATGTCTACATCGAGGGGCAGACCCTTGGCACCTACGAGACCGATGTGCCCAACGCCTTCCGTGCGTCTGTGGCTGCATGTGAGGAACTCGGCATCCCTGTTATCAAGGAACGGAAAGCCGAAACCGACGGAGAAGTGCAGGGGAAATACAACGGCGAACGCGTCGTGATCACCATGAAGCAGGTCACCGATACCCAGACCGAGATATCCGTTCGCGTGGGGCTGATAGGCAATGAAGCATCGGCTCGACGCATCCACGGTGTTATTCAGAATAAGCTGTAA